A window of Microcystis aeruginosa FD4 contains these coding sequences:
- a CDS encoding type II toxin-antitoxin system RelE family toxin, producing MILQAGLIVKIRISRSANKFLEKLDANSRKSVLTKIGILKTCLETQNVYPPEELDIKKLKGELKGFSRIRVGKMRVIFEIVKETDEIFIYEINFRGNIYD from the coding sequence TTGATATTACAGGCTGGTTTAATCGTGAAGATCAGGATCAGTAGATCAGCCAATAAATTTTTGGAGAAACTAGATGCCAATAGCCGAAAATCTGTTTTGACTAAAATTGGTATTCTCAAAACCTGCCTTGAAACTCAAAACGTTTATCCCCCTGAAGAACTTGATATAAAAAAACTTAAAGGTGAGTTAAAAGGATTCTCCAGAATTCGTGTTGGCAAAATGCGAGTTATTTTTGAAATCGTCAAGGAGACAGACGAAATCTTTATTTATGAGATTAACTTTAGAGGCAATATTTACGATTAA
- a CDS encoding DUF3011 domain-containing protein codes for MFRQILLSSLGLLLICPLGSEPAAARTTRINCESQNGRTTRCPVNARWAQVRLIRTRSAAPCEGNWDFQNGNIVVRNGCRGEFEVRIDDHDGNFGGGWDGNVYEEFRLPNIGRFVVDRRSYYDSGRIREFDAIVNGSRERWWANCRGGELGSGSRRIRSSREIDRVVDFVCEDRG; via the coding sequence ATGTTTCGCCAAATTTTATTATCTAGTCTCGGTTTGTTGCTAATTTGTCCCTTGGGGAGCGAGCCGGCAGCGGCCAGAACCACGAGAATTAATTGTGAAAGTCAAAACGGTCGCACTACTCGCTGTCCCGTCAACGCTAGATGGGCTCAGGTAAGATTAATCCGCACTCGCTCCGCTGCTCCCTGTGAGGGTAATTGGGATTTCCAAAACGGCAATATTGTGGTGAGAAATGGTTGTCGGGGCGAGTTTGAGGTACGCATCGACGACCATGACGGTAATTTTGGTGGCGGTTGGGATGGTAATGTTTACGAAGAATTTCGCCTCCCCAATATCGGTCGTTTTGTCGTTGATCGCCGCAGTTATTATGATAGTGGCAGAATTAGAGAATTTGATGCGATCGTTAATGGCAGTCGCGAGCGTTGGTGGGCTAATTGTCGAGGCGGCGAACTCGGCAGCGGTAGTCGTCGCATCCGCTCATCCCGGGAAATCGATCGAGTAGTGGATTTTGTTTGTGAGGATCGGGGTTAA
- the psbD gene encoding photosystem II D2 protein (photosystem q(a) protein), whose protein sequence is MTIAVGRAPERGLFDALDDWLKRDRFVFIGWSGLLLFPCAFMALGGWLTGTTFVTSWYTHGLASSYLEGGNFLTVAVSTPADAFGHSILFLWGPEAQGNFTRWCQIGGLWPFVALHGAFGLIGFMLRQFEIARLVGIRPYNALAFSGPIAVFVSVFLMYPLGQSSWFFAPSFGVAGIFRFILFFQGFHNWTLNPFHMMGVAGILGGALLCAIHGATVENTLFEDGEGSNTFRAFEPTQAEETYSMVTANRFWSQIFGIAFSNKRWLHFFMLFVPVTGLWMSAVGVVGLALNLRAYDFVSQELRAAEDPEFETFYTKNILLNEGLRAWMAPQDQPHENFIFPEEVLPRGNAL, encoded by the coding sequence ATGACCATTGCTGTCGGACGCGCCCCAGAAAGAGGGCTGTTTGATGCTCTCGATGACTGGCTCAAAAGAGACCGTTTCGTCTTCATCGGTTGGTCTGGTTTACTACTCTTCCCCTGCGCCTTCATGGCCCTAGGTGGATGGTTAACCGGCACCACCTTCGTCACCTCCTGGTACACCCACGGGTTAGCCAGTTCCTACCTGGAAGGCGGCAACTTCCTTACCGTTGCCGTCTCCACCCCCGCCGATGCCTTCGGTCACTCCATCCTCTTTCTCTGGGGACCGGAAGCCCAAGGAAACTTCACCCGTTGGTGTCAAATCGGCGGTTTATGGCCCTTTGTCGCCCTGCACGGTGCTTTCGGCTTGATTGGCTTCATGCTACGTCAGTTTGAAATCGCCCGTTTAGTCGGCATTCGTCCCTACAACGCCCTCGCCTTCTCTGGCCCGATTGCGGTGTTCGTCAGTGTCTTCCTGATGTACCCCCTCGGTCAGTCTAGCTGGTTCTTTGCCCCTAGCTTCGGCGTGGCTGGTATCTTCCGTTTCATTCTCTTCTTCCAAGGCTTCCACAACTGGACCCTTAACCCCTTCCACATGATGGGTGTAGCTGGTATCCTCGGTGGTGCGCTTCTCTGTGCTATTCACGGAGCGACGGTAGAAAATACCCTGTTTGAAGACGGTGAAGGTTCCAACACTTTCCGGGCTTTTGAACCCACCCAAGCGGAAGAAACCTACTCCATGGTCACTGCCAACCGTTTCTGGTCGCAAATCTTCGGCATTGCTTTCTCCAACAAACGTTGGTTACACTTCTTCATGCTCTTTGTCCCCGTGACTGGTTTATGGATGAGTGCTGTGGGTGTAGTGGGATTAGCCCTTAATCTACGGGCCTATGACTTCGTTTCTCAGGAATTGAGAGCGGCGGAAGACCCGGAATTTGAAACCTTCTACACTAAAAATATTCTGCTTAACGAAGGTCTGAGAGCTTGGATGGCTCCCCAAGACCAACCCCACGAAAACTTTATCTTCCCTGAAGAAGTATTACCTCGCGGTAACGCTCTCTAA
- a CDS encoding AccI family restriction endonuclease has protein sequence MYKDDILNLIKQSPLEIDTEIQMTGKPPTMANSEFLTNKEQGDWAETIVFKAVNEYSGDYFAVKYGRSESIAAGDDGFADFYMEYQSELNAIGKRPDILIFKVRDFPDGSK, from the coding sequence ATGTACAAAGATGATATTCTGAACCTGATAAAGCAATCACCACTTGAGATTGATACTGAAATACAAATGACTGGAAAGCCCCCAACAATGGCTAACTCCGAATTTCTCACGAACAAGGAACAGGGTGATTGGGCTGAAACAATCGTCTTTAAGGCAGTCAATGAATATTCTGGTGATTATTTTGCTGTTAAATATGGGCGTTCCGAATCCATAGCCGCAGGTGATGATGGATTTGCTGATTTCTATATGGAATATCAGAGCGAACTTAATGCGATAGGTAAGAGGCCAGATATCCTGATATTTAAGGTCAGAGACTTTCCAGATGGAAGTAAGTAG
- a CDS encoding UbiA family prenyltransferase, translating into MSPIAQGIPRLPDLTHPDELIKFGTQLIQGSLLFAFLIVALGVAIALISFSLRRNTSEQAVFFGEWSIRYSQLLKELQHLALILILVVTGFFLTSTLSNRYHHWEQAKVAQVAESVAGDKLEQIAPQVRYIVEEPYSYTTQVNGKIVKVTDKQKVTRYLNVAASNIQVKIDQSVNVQSRSAIYLTDYTADYKIVNSLSDVNSFFFEAPPPLGYSLLSSYKVERDGTRLKQINPGDYGFLLQLEPGQETTIKVSYQAQGGPRWVYNATNQLLSQFRLTTIANFRNADFASGIVPHEIKSDDDSTQFTWIFDENVSVRNPFGVFTSTKPIGKTGIMPRLLLLAPALFLWWILLLYLSLPMSLKNLVIAAGIFFACLLTLTYLARVMNAEIAWLIISLILLGFIYGLGANRHAALAAIICTIAGAILPVFALLIPFSGLTLSLAGLLSVGWLAIHHWYGVFNLRGGQAS; encoded by the coding sequence ATGTCTCCTATTGCTCAAGGTATTCCCAGATTACCAGATTTAACACATCCTGATGAATTAATCAAGTTTGGTACGCAACTAATTCAAGGTTCACTATTGTTTGCGTTTTTAATTGTAGCTTTGGGAGTTGCGATCGCGCTCATCAGTTTTTCTCTGAGACGCAACACCAGCGAACAAGCTGTTTTCTTTGGGGAATGGTCGATTCGTTATTCCCAACTTCTCAAAGAACTACAACATTTAGCCCTAATTTTAATTTTAGTAGTTACGGGATTTTTCCTCACTTCTACTTTAAGCAACCGTTACCATCACTGGGAACAAGCAAAAGTAGCACAAGTAGCGGAAAGTGTCGCAGGTGATAAATTAGAACAAATTGCACCCCAAGTGCGTTACATCGTCGAAGAACCTTATAGCTATACTACTCAAGTTAACGGCAAAATAGTCAAGGTGACAGATAAACAAAAAGTTACTCGCTATTTAAACGTAGCAGCTTCAAACATTCAAGTTAAAATTGACCAAAGTGTAAACGTGCAGAGTCGCAGTGCCATTTATCTTACAGATTACACTGCTGATTATAAAATTGTCAATTCACTAAGTGATGTTAATAGTTTTTTCTTTGAAGCTCCACCACCATTAGGCTACTCCTTGCTTTCTAGTTATAAAGTAGAAAGAGATGGCACAAGATTAAAACAAATAAACCCTGGAGATTATGGTTTTCTCTTGCAGTTAGAACCAGGACAAGAAACCACAATTAAAGTTAGCTATCAAGCACAAGGTGGACCACGTTGGGTTTATAATGCCACTAATCAATTACTTTCTCAATTTCGCCTCACAACAATTGCTAATTTTAGAAATGCTGATTTTGCTAGTGGGATAGTTCCTCATGAAATTAAAAGTGATGATGACAGTACCCAATTTACTTGGATATTTGATGAGAATGTTTCTGTAAGAAATCCCTTTGGCGTATTTACGTCCACCAAACCAATAGGAAAAACTGGGATTATGCCCCGGTTATTATTGTTAGCACCAGCCTTATTTTTGTGGTGGATATTGCTTTTATATTTGTCCCTACCCATGAGTTTAAAAAATTTGGTGATCGCTGCGGGTATTTTCTTTGCTTGCTTATTAACTTTAACCTATCTGGCGCGAGTAATGAATGCAGAAATAGCTTGGTTGATCATATCCTTGATTTTACTCGGTTTCATCTATGGTTTAGGTGCAAATCGTCACGCTGCTTTAGCCGCCATTATTTGTACTATTGCTGGAGCAATTTTACCAGTATTTGCATTATTAATTCCCTTTAGTGGTTTAACCTTGAGTTTAGCAGGTTTGTTATCAGTCGGGTGGTTAGCAATACATCATTGGTACGGAGTGTTTAACCTGAGAGGGGGACAAGCCAGCTAG